From Spirosoma aerolatum, one genomic window encodes:
- the mobF gene encoding MobF family relaxase, with amino-acid sequence MIQSTSAGQAKEYFNDSLHQSDYYLNDQEQPGCFYGRIAARFSITGVATKNAFHALCENINPITGQALTPRKKDNRTVGYDINFHCPKSVSILQALTDDNHILDAFQESVRATMLDIEADAQTRVRKNGMDEDRPTGELLWADFIHQTARPVDGLVPDPHLHCHSFVFNVTWDAVEQQFKAGQFRSIKQDMPYYQARFHKRLADKLVELGYRIRRTDKAFEVAGVPEHIIDLFSKRTNEIGQLAKELGITDPAELDQLGARTRSKKQKGLTMTQLKAEWRKQIFGLGIRDKDEGEQPIRFTPIKPITPPSPKQCVDHALAMRFERVSVMQDRRILEVAYRQGLGHPTLTIDQITDYFTDDKRIIRVKDGAKTLCTTKEVLREEKRMVALAQQGKGNLPPLYPVAPVIALEGEQHEAVVHVLTTTNRVSIIRGRAGTGKTTLMKEAIRLIEEAGHKVTVVAPTAQAARDVLRDEGFSEAETVAKLLSALELQNSLLDGVLWVDEAGLLNTKDMTALLELAIQKNARLILSGDTKQHSSVIRGDALRILNTVAGIRSAEVSRIYRQRNLDYRKAVQALADNKISEAFSVLDGMGAIKTLDPANSFTALANDYLAALKKGKTALVISPTHKEGEQVTKAIRETLRQTGRIASGETTLTQLANTNLTLAEKSDHRNYRNGQIIQFSQNIAGIERGSRWKVHSVVDSIVHIQDTSGQQTSLPLDRMDLFDVYRPNKIALSKGDKVRITRNGYDANKKRLTNGQMLDVIALEPNGALRLHNKASKATYTVPANFGHIAHGYCLTSHAAQGKTVDEVFIAQPASSFSATNLNQFYVSVSRARDGVHIYTDDKAALLAHASEAGERLSALELVNRNNTKRNAVEHIIRTTRPAPPKVKPSIKRINTPSKPKPMQRKPNGHAPSPKL; translated from the coding sequence ATGATTCAAAGCACCTCGGCTGGACAGGCAAAAGAGTATTTCAACGACTCTTTGCACCAATCTGACTATTACCTAAATGATCAGGAACAGCCTGGGTGTTTCTATGGACGGATAGCCGCTCGTTTTAGCATTACAGGGGTAGCGACGAAGAACGCCTTTCACGCCCTCTGCGAAAACATTAACCCAATCACGGGCCAGGCCCTTACACCTCGTAAAAAAGATAATCGCACGGTCGGGTACGACATCAATTTCCACTGTCCGAAGTCGGTTTCGATCCTTCAGGCGTTGACGGATGATAATCACATTCTGGATGCGTTTCAGGAAAGCGTTCGTGCCACCATGCTGGATATTGAAGCCGATGCTCAGACACGGGTTCGTAAAAACGGCATGGATGAAGACCGACCAACGGGTGAACTACTCTGGGCCGATTTTATCCACCAAACGGCAAGACCCGTTGATGGATTAGTGCCAGACCCTCACCTCCACTGCCATTCGTTTGTATTCAATGTGACGTGGGATGCGGTTGAACAGCAGTTTAAGGCGGGACAATTCCGGTCGATCAAACAGGACATGCCGTATTATCAGGCACGGTTTCACAAACGACTGGCCGATAAGCTGGTTGAGTTGGGCTATCGCATCCGACGTACCGATAAAGCCTTTGAAGTCGCTGGTGTCCCCGAACACATCATTGACCTGTTTTCCAAACGCACCAACGAAATCGGCCAGCTTGCCAAAGAACTTGGCATTACCGATCCGGCCGAACTGGATCAATTAGGAGCACGAACCCGCTCCAAAAAGCAAAAGGGTTTAACCATGACCCAACTGAAGGCTGAATGGCGCAAACAAATATTCGGGTTAGGAATACGCGATAAAGATGAAGGTGAGCAGCCAATCCGTTTTACCCCCATCAAACCTATAACACCACCCTCGCCTAAACAATGTGTCGATCATGCGTTGGCGATGCGCTTTGAGCGCGTTTCGGTCATGCAGGATCGGCGGATTCTGGAAGTTGCCTATCGGCAGGGGTTGGGCCATCCAACGCTGACTATTGACCAGATTACCGACTACTTTACCGACGATAAGCGGATTATTCGGGTCAAGGATGGAGCCAAAACGCTCTGCACCACCAAAGAGGTGTTGCGTGAAGAGAAACGCATGGTGGCTTTAGCACAACAAGGCAAAGGCAATCTGCCCCCGCTTTATCCGGTTGCCCCTGTAATCGCACTGGAAGGTGAACAGCATGAGGCTGTAGTCCATGTGCTGACTACTACCAATCGCGTGTCGATCATCCGAGGCCGAGCCGGAACCGGCAAAACCACACTCATGAAAGAAGCCATCCGGCTGATTGAGGAAGCAGGTCATAAAGTCACCGTTGTCGCACCGACGGCGCAAGCCGCACGGGACGTATTGCGGGATGAAGGCTTTAGCGAAGCCGAAACTGTTGCCAAACTATTGTCCGCACTCGAACTGCAAAACAGCCTATTGGATGGCGTGTTATGGGTGGATGAAGCCGGACTGTTGAATACCAAGGATATGACCGCCCTACTGGAACTGGCCATTCAGAAAAATGCTCGCCTGATTTTAAGCGGAGATACCAAACAACATAGCAGTGTCATTCGCGGGGATGCTTTGCGCATTTTGAATACGGTAGCGGGTATCCGATCCGCTGAAGTAAGTCGTATCTATCGGCAACGCAATCTGGATTATCGCAAAGCCGTACAAGCCTTGGCTGATAACAAAATTAGTGAAGCGTTTTCGGTGCTAGATGGCATGGGAGCGATCAAGACTCTTGATCCCGCCAATTCCTTTACCGCCTTAGCTAACGATTATCTAGCTGCCTTGAAAAAAGGGAAAACGGCTCTGGTGATTTCACCGACACATAAGGAAGGCGAACAGGTCACCAAAGCCATTCGCGAGACATTGCGCCAGACCGGACGTATTGCTAGCGGGGAAACAACCTTGACGCAACTGGCCAATACTAATTTGACGTTGGCCGAAAAAAGCGATCATCGGAATTATCGCAACGGTCAGATCATCCAGTTCAGCCAGAATATAGCAGGCATTGAGCGTGGTTCACGGTGGAAGGTTCATTCTGTGGTTGATAGCATAGTCCACATTCAGGATACTAGCGGCCAGCAAACCTCTCTTCCCCTGGATCGCATGGATCTGTTTGACGTGTACCGACCCAACAAAATCGCGCTATCTAAAGGCGATAAAGTACGCATTACTCGTAATGGATATGACGCTAATAAAAAACGACTAACGAATGGACAAATGCTGGACGTTATCGCCCTTGAGCCGAACGGGGCTTTGCGCCTACACAACAAGGCAAGCAAAGCCACCTATACGGTTCCAGCCAATTTCGGCCATATTGCTCACGGCTACTGCCTGACTTCTCATGCCGCACAAGGAAAGACCGTCGATGAGGTCTTTATTGCGCAACCGGCTAGCAGCTTTTCGGCTACCAATCTTAACCAATTCTATGTGTCGGTGTCACGGGCGCGGGATGGTGTGCATATCTATACCGATGATAAAGCCGCTTTGCTGGCTCATGCATCAGAAGCAGGAGAGCGATTGTCAGCATTAGAACTGGTGAACCGAAACAATACCAAACGAAATGCTGTCGAGCATATCATCAGAACAACACGGCCTGCACCACCGAAGGTGAAACCATCAATCAAGCGTATTAATACCCCAAGCAAGCCAAAGCCTATGCAGCGAAAGCCAAACGGTCATGCACCAAGTCCAAAACTTTAG
- a CDS encoding S1 family peptidase — MRDNELTAILKEYTVRIETKTSGGTGFFIAPNMIITCLHVIDIPYEVYWKDRKINTTIAVSTEKYIDLCILKVEEDIYNTCVMIGSLNSIGDTLYSYGYPEDYRTGDSLSVEYEGYSSTGYKNYQLIKLKRGQIKPGFSGAPLLNLRTGLVCGMIKTTRNKAIDLGGRAICLNEIQENVNELDFVFQKNNEFNKYNRKWYNMLTDNQKKEIGIYKIYIQEKDISIENLISNSKERMESICSNFISGSNLVRLADLIKSDFTLNFKTVIIENKKKKEVEFINYCIERITDAASLSKIQHQKFVILGDPGFGKSTLLYKLYYDLLQKLYNEEIGFIPIHIDLHDYADDQSFGTKEWTYKYLDSITENENVTWSIMPNKKSIYNLTLFPYFILDSLDEYLADCTPSEVNSRLGKYIFGLANIISCRTRYFDTYLAMSNFSSQFEKCYLSNWEEKYTIEYTKWFLERIGYEVISNLNAYNIFEIIQKSENLKEICKVPLRYNMTLETLSSSFMNFDLVESLNSLYDNYIYGWLSREASRVGNILSIEDKIYSLEIISWEFYEEGQIGNDIQKNSFSLPEMRSFLENDKYLKKKYNYRKDITSDLALRSILSIQRIELNQILLKFTHKSFQEFFVAKYIYSLMRNSSAKLATCLRQHISQEVEQFLKEFISNINTNIRFLTSTTEIFIEAYNMSSEKRGDSNIEKSRKRLARSQLAYNMGHLKGKNAYDFLVEQLLYREKDEFIKRSIIIGLAFGGNDQFLNDYVDMLRNETNSRLNDINVGSQLTYFGDQPFEVLYPEKDQGLRKCRGTVSKLLLQLDNKKNNAASWRLDLYTIIYIGKYRSQSSEDFSEVFKEKIYLFNAIIEKFKSEQIEWPEIFDSEELIKKYKFI, encoded by the coding sequence ATGAGGGACAATGAACTTACAGCCATACTAAAAGAATACACTGTAAGAATTGAGACAAAGACAAGTGGGGGAACAGGCTTTTTCATTGCTCCAAATATGATTATTACCTGTTTACATGTTATAGATATACCATATGAAGTCTATTGGAAAGATAGAAAAATAAATACTACTATTGCCGTTTCTACTGAAAAATATATAGATTTATGTATTCTGAAGGTTGAAGAAGATATATATAATACATGCGTAATGATAGGGTCTCTAAATAGTATAGGAGATACTCTGTATAGTTACGGGTATCCAGAAGATTACAGGACAGGAGATTCTCTAAGCGTGGAGTATGAAGGTTATTCAAGCACAGGATACAAAAATTATCAGTTAATAAAATTGAAAAGAGGGCAAATAAAGCCTGGTTTTAGTGGTGCCCCCTTACTTAATTTAAGAACAGGTTTAGTTTGTGGTATGATTAAAACTACAAGAAACAAAGCAATAGATTTAGGTGGTAGAGCGATATGTTTAAATGAAATACAAGAAAATGTAAACGAATTAGACTTTGTATTTCAAAAAAATAATGAATTTAATAAATACAATAGGAAATGGTATAATATGCTTACTGACAACCAGAAGAAGGAGATTGGCATATACAAAATATATATACAAGAAAAAGACATTTCTATAGAGAATTTAATAAGTAATTCAAAAGAAAGAATGGAGAGTATCTGTTCTAATTTTATCTCTGGCTCTAACTTAGTTAGATTAGCGGATCTAATTAAAAGTGACTTTACTTTAAATTTTAAAACTGTAATAATTGAAAATAAGAAAAAAAAAGAAGTAGAATTTATAAATTATTGTATTGAACGGATCACGGATGCAGCTTCATTGTCGAAAATTCAGCATCAGAAGTTTGTAATATTAGGTGATCCTGGCTTTGGAAAATCTACATTACTATATAAACTATATTATGATTTATTACAGAAATTATATAATGAAGAAATAGGATTTATACCTATACATATTGATTTACATGATTATGCAGATGACCAAAGTTTTGGTACAAAGGAGTGGACTTATAAGTATCTAGACTCGATAACTGAGAATGAGAATGTTACTTGGTCTATAATGCCAAATAAAAAATCAATATACAATTTGACGTTATTTCCTTATTTTATTCTTGATTCTTTAGATGAATATTTGGCTGATTGTACTCCATCAGAAGTTAACTCTAGATTAGGCAAATATATTTTTGGGTTAGCCAACATCATTTCGTGCCGGACTAGATATTTCGATACTTATTTAGCTATGTCAAATTTTTCTTCCCAATTTGAAAAATGTTATTTATCAAATTGGGAAGAAAAATATACAATAGAGTATACAAAATGGTTCTTGGAGCGTATAGGATATGAGGTAATTTCAAATTTAAATGCTTATAACATATTTGAAATAATTCAAAAATCAGAAAATTTGAAGGAGATATGTAAAGTACCATTAAGATATAACATGACACTTGAAACTTTATCGAGTAGCTTTATGAATTTTGATTTAGTCGAAAGCTTAAATTCGCTATATGATAATTATATATATGGTTGGTTATCAAGAGAAGCTTCAAGGGTAGGTAATATATTGAGTATAGAAGATAAGATATATTCTCTTGAAATAATATCTTGGGAGTTCTACGAAGAAGGCCAGATAGGAAATGATATACAAAAAAATTCGTTTTCTCTACCTGAGATGCGTAGTTTTTTGGAGAATGATAAATACCTAAAGAAAAAATATAATTACAGAAAAGATATTACTTCTGATTTAGCATTAAGGTCAATTTTATCTATACAAAGAATAGAATTAAATCAAATTCTGCTAAAATTTACTCATAAGTCTTTTCAAGAATTTTTTGTTGCTAAATATATATATAGCTTAATGCGTAATAGCTCGGCTAAGCTTGCTACTTGTTTAAGGCAACACATTTCGCAGGAAGTAGAACAGTTTTTGAAAGAATTTATTAGTAATATTAATACTAACATTAGATTTTTAACTTCAACTACAGAAATATTTATTGAAGCATACAATATGAGTAGTGAAAAAAGAGGCGATTCTAATATTGAGAAAAGTAGAAAAAGATTGGCCAGAAGTCAATTAGCGTATAATATGGGTCACCTAAAAGGTAAGAACGCCTACGATTTCTTAGTTGAACAATTACTTTATAGAGAAAAAGATGAATTTATAAAAAGGAGTATCATTATTGGCCTAGCTTTTGGAGGTAATGATCAGTTCCTCAATGACTATGTTGATATGCTTAGAAATGAGACAAATTCAAGATTGAACGATATCAATGTAGGTAGCCAATTAACCTATTTTGGTGACCAACCTTTTGAGGTACTGTATCCAGAGAAAGACCAAGGCCTTAGGAAATGTAGAGGAACAGTTTCGAAGCTCTTGCTACAACTTGATAATAAAAAAAATAATGCAGCTAGTTGGCGACTAGATCTCTATACAATTATTTATATTGGAAAGTATAGAAGTCAATCTAGCGAGGACTTTTCAGAAGTTTTTAAAGAAAAGATTTATTTGTTCAATGCAATAATTGAGAAATTTAAAAGTGAACAGATTGAATGGCCAGAGATCTTTGATAGTGAAGAATTAATAAAGAAATATAAATTTATTTGA
- a CDS encoding SDR family NAD(P)-dependent oxidoreductase produces the protein MNNKVALVTGASRGIGKAIAIELAKNGANVVINYLEDDQAANEVVKIIKSFNVEAISVRADVGDPDQVEAMAKVIEEKFEYVDILVNNAGVIKRPGEWDLIAFSDIDETINTNLKGPIFCMRQFVPKMILNKFGRIINITSTYGITGAAGVLVYTAAKAGVVNITHSMARELGKYNITVNAIAPGNIDTRMTSSAGEDFKKWVENTSPIPRLGTPQEVAEAAMYLINSQYVSGHVLTVDGGHILNM, from the coding sequence ATGAATAATAAAGTTGCTCTCGTTACAGGCGCAAGCCGCGGTATTGGTAAAGCTATAGCTATTGAATTAGCCAAGAATGGTGCTAATGTGGTAATAAATTATTTAGAAGATGATCAAGCTGCTAATGAGGTTGTAAAAATAATAAAGTCATTTAATGTAGAAGCAATATCAGTTAGAGCCGATGTTGGCGATCCTGATCAAGTTGAGGCTATGGCAAAAGTTATAGAAGAAAAGTTTGAATATGTTGATATACTAGTAAATAATGCGGGAGTTATTAAGCGACCAGGCGAATGGGACTTAATTGCATTTAGCGATATAGATGAAACTATTAATACAAATTTAAAAGGTCCTATATTTTGTATGCGCCAGTTTGTTCCTAAAATGATTCTGAACAAGTTTGGTAGAATAATTAATATCACATCTACATATGGTATCACTGGAGCGGCTGGAGTATTAGTATACACAGCTGCTAAAGCTGGTGTGGTTAATATAACTCACTCTATGGCAAGAGAGCTGGGCAAATATAATATCACAGTAAACGCCATAGCGCCTGGAAATATTGATACAAGAATGACATCTTCTGCTGGTGAAGATTTCAAAAAATGGGTCGAAAATACTTCTCCTATCCCACGTTTGGGCACTCCTCAAGAAGTAGCAGAAGCAGCTATGTATTTAATTAATTCTCAATATGTTTCTGGCCATGTGTTAACAGTTGACGGCGGTCATATTCTAAACATGTAA
- a CDS encoding CU044_2847 family protein, whose amino-acid sequence METQNIPLKLDNGTLIYVEVESQNIEENVGLVTDYKFSDITDKIEGIAKAIVGSFEKVRPQKATVEFGINISLEASGITTLIAKGNANSTIRVIFEWNNSK is encoded by the coding sequence ATGGAAACACAAAATATACCTCTTAAATTAGACAATGGTACGCTGATTTATGTAGAGGTTGAATCGCAAAATATTGAAGAAAACGTAGGTTTGGTAACTGATTACAAATTCTCAGATATTACAGATAAGATAGAAGGCATTGCAAAGGCAATTGTTGGTTCGTTTGAGAAAGTTCGACCACAAAAAGCAACCGTTGAATTTGGAATTAACATAAGTTTAGAGGCTTCAGGTATAACTACTTTAATAGCAAAAGGTAATGCTAATTCTACTATTAGGGTTATCTTCGAGTGGAACAACTCTAAGTAA
- a CDS encoding NUDIX hydrolase, producing the protein MDKFIIYAGSISLYNNKILIIQRSANSLYLPSIWSIPCGKVELNETIKEACLRELYEETNLTGNIVRIVSYSKFDNRFLSENHINLQVNFLVHVYDNKVILEDSFDDYMWISPNDYEYSPLDNYNKSIIKSYCLIEKSDIA; encoded by the coding sequence ATGGATAAATTCATAATTTATGCTGGATCTATATCTCTATATAATAACAAAATATTAATTATTCAAAGAAGTGCCAACTCTTTATATCTACCCTCTATTTGGTCAATTCCTTGTGGGAAAGTAGAACTAAATGAAACTATTAAAGAGGCTTGCTTACGCGAACTTTATGAGGAGACCAATTTAACAGGGAATATTGTAAGAATTGTATCATATTCTAAATTTGATAATAGATTTTTATCTGAAAATCATATCAATTTACAAGTTAATTTTCTTGTTCATGTATATGATAATAAGGTGATATTGGAAGATTCATTTGATGACTATATGTGGATATCACCTAATGATTATGAATATAGCCCATTAGATAACTACAATAAAAGTATTATAAAAAGTTATTGTTTAATTGAAAAATCTGACATAGCTTAA